AACCATAACACTAATCACCGCCCAGCAAACCCTCAACATCTCTCACTTCCTCTACCCCCAGATCCGCGACGAATTTCGCCCGCAACCCTCCCCTTTCTTGCAGGTCCGTGCAAATTTCTCTTCgattttcctttttattaaCTTCAAAATTCTAGTTACTTACTGTCTCGTTCTAAATTTGCTTGTCCTCTGCGAATCGCGCAACTTTCAGATCAAAAGATTATGTTATGCAcggaagtattttatttttttgttcaagaaTTACCCGACTTTTCGTGGTGGACGAGCAACTTGGGATCGATGGAGTATCATACTTTCACTTGATTTTGAATACATTTTTATGGTTGAAATTGCTTGTCCTCTGCGAATTGTGCAACTTTCAGACCAAAAACTTATGTACGaaagtgttttatttttttaattaaaaaattacacgACTTTTCGTAGGGGATGAGCAATTTGGGACCGACGGAGTATTGTAATATCATTTGATTAAATTGGTTGTTATGGTTGACATTCAGGATGTTTTGAGGGCTATTTTGGTTAGACAAGAGTGGGACAGCTTGAGGgatgttagggttttggaattAGATGGGAAGAACGCAAGGTATGGTAGTTCGGAGAGGTATGagtttcggattcggatcgggaGGAAAACCGAGTTGATTTTCAAGCTCAGAGATGAAGTGTCTTTGTGGCAGAAGATGGGGAAAGGGGAAGGGGATTTTGAATCTTTGGTTAAGGAGGTTAGTTCGATCGCGGTGCTCGATGTGTTCCGAGTCGAAGGGCCTTTGGAATTGATAGCGGGAGGAGATGATGAGTTGTCGCTGCTATTGCCGGTACAGTTGGATTCTTGACTTGTGCCCTGGAATTTTCTgatcatgtttgtttttttgtgtgtactTTTTTGTAACTGATTCATTCGGTAGCTTAAAATTGAAGTGTGTCAATTTCTAGTGGGGAAGAATTCATTTTGAAAGAGGAAATGAGGAATTAGGGTGGGTGGGAATTGAACTCAAACGTTTTGGTGATCTTTGAGGAGGGTGCGACCGGCATATCAACCTCTCTAGGTGTGACCATATGGATTCTAGACCAGCGGCGGCCGACCAGTCACCCATAGGTTTCTACTGCCCCACCAAGGGCTAGTGATCTGATAGAAAATTTTGATTGCTTGTTGcagtttttggcaaaaaaaggtATTGAAAGGATTCTGTAAGAAATATTTCGTGTTTAGTTTAGCTCAAAACTTAATTGATTACCTTGGGTAGTAAAAAATGAAGATTAGGCTAGCAGGGCAATAAAAGATCATGCAAGTAGTTGATGCCTTGTGGGATAAAAGTTGCATCCATTTCAGCTTATTAACATTGTAACAGTTGTTTAGAAGAGTTAATATCTTCCTCATAAACTTTTTGATTGGGAGGTCTGTGATTCGTTACGACTTCAGGCTGGAAACAATATGGAAGTCATTCAGACTGAATTTTTAGTTTGACAGCATGGTCAATGCTTAAATTTAGTTATAGCTAAATTTTGGGGCTGTTTATTTGAGAAGTTTATGAAGATCTGAGAAGTGGACAATATTGTCCgattatatttatttttttacctgtTACTCAAATTGCTTCCAATACGTCCTGCTAACACTCCAGCACTTTCATCATTCATCTATGTAAGCCAAGTTCAATATTATGAACTGaaaatagatatatatatatatgtatatatatatttttgatttGTATTCCTGTATAGCATGTTACTGGTTTATACAGTataaaaaagacaacaaaaacaagaagaattgCACAAGAACACTGACAGTGTAGGTAGCTTGGTTTAAAGCTTACATCCACGGACAGAGCAACAAAGGAATCTCACTATGAAGGAGGAGAACATAGTGTGGCAGTTGTGTCTCATGACTCTCACATAAAGCCCTAGAGCCCAAAATTCCCCTTGTAAAGAAAAACTCTACATAATGAATTTAGTCAAGGTAGCCCTAAATAACAAGCTGGGTCTGAGTCGTGCAAGTCTTTGAACCTAGCGACACCTTAATCGGATCGTGCAGGTCGGGAACGAGACTATAATCTTATTGCGGAAATGGTTTCCTCTTTCTGAAACTTCTGTGTCATAGTTAATCTTGTAATATGAACTGAACTCTTTCTACACGTGTCTACTTAAAAAtggcaaattttaaaaatgtccCTTGCATGTGCCCAGTATAATCCTTCTCATGCTTTAAGCTGGTTAAGATGCTCAGGGTTTGTCAAAAGCTTTTACAGACAAGAACTCATTTAGTAATTGGCCAGTCGTACCCATGGAGAGATGAACAGTAGTTATAGCAACTtaaggtgtagacaccccaatttggctaCGTAGGTTAACTAAGTCCCCACCTTGGACCCAATGATGATGCCGGTCCCTATTAACAGAAGCAATGCTCTGGTAGAGCCTAAGGAGTGACTAAGACAACTCTAGAGTGAAGAAACCTCTTCCAAACCTTTGGAACTCAAACCGAAAGTCACAGTCGCATCTTCAATCTCACGGCCGTGTAATCTTTCACACGGCCGTACCATCTATTTGGCATGTGCACCACTGCTGTCATTCCTTTTTCCCACGTGCGCCACGGCCGCGTAATGGAGTTTGGAGACGTGTTACAAAGGCCCGCTTGCGTGGTCAAACCTCTGGCTGCTTGATTGTTCCCATGGCCGCGCGATTATAGCCGCGAGTCCGAATTCCCGGAAATCATTTCCATTTCTGGCTTAATTGATCCTAATTGATTCTCGGAGCGTCCCTACCCCTTTTAGCTGCATACAAACCCCCCCCTGTAAATAGGAGAGACCGTTTCaactccaaagtccaaacacacAACCTACTACAACACATACACCGAAAGAGCTGAAACTACACCCCCACTGTCTCTGTTCTACCCGAGCTACTACACCTTCAAAACCCTGACTTACCTCCATATTCTCACCCCTTCAACACTCCGAGAAGTCCTAAGCCACTTCATTAGTTCTTCCAAGCAAAGCCAAGCATATGCAATCACTCAACTAAACTGAGGATCCCCTGGATTGCACTTTTAATATCCTTATTTTACTTTGTTgtcatttctcttctttctctggAATTCTGGTGCAGTGATGATCCTGCGGCCACCACTTCATAGTCATGGCCGCGAGATCATCTTTCAACAGACACATGGTTTAAATGCTTCTCAATAGCATGGCCGCGGTGTTCTTCTCGCATTAAGGCTATTTCCCGCTTGGAAATGGCACTTTATCGGCCCCATCCCCTATCCCTTATTTCTTTATTGCTTTTCCATTAAAAGAGCATTAATTAAAAAGCGCTTGTGCGTTTTCTTGTGCACtcaaaaccattttcaaaacccGTTGAAGGCCAACCATTTGGTTGGGCAGAAAGgagtgcctaacaccttccctttCTGTACCGTAGCTCCCGAACCTAAAAGAATCTCCATCTCGCGAAAAGTGGTGTATCCACATAAGGCTTTAATTTCTTCTTAAGCATTGTAATTCGTCAAGTGGCTTTAGTCTGTTGAGTGTTTTCCTACTGCTACTAGCTTACCTGTACTGTTATTGCGACTATTAGCAGAAATTATTTGCTTGATGCTTTCTTTGTTGTAGCAATAGGGCTCATCATATTGCTAATGGAGTGTTGGAATCATATGTTCTACGTCAAACAAGTTTTCCTTTATGTTCTAAGTTTCTTTGTTTGATTTATGATGTAAAATATGTCTAATCTCTTACTAAAATTGCTGCTGTAGTGCTCCTACTAATATCAGTACCTTTTTGCCTTAATTGTTGTTAGCTGAACTCGTCACATGCTGGTCTTAAAAGGATCCTCGTTGGTGAAGGCATCACAGTAGAAGTAAGAAATGCTCAAGTAGTCTCCCTGTTTCAAGCATTGGAGCTTGGGCTACAGTTGAATAGAAGTGATGATATCTGGCCCTTTCAGGATTCAATATGTAGGCCGTTACTTCCTATTCACATTTCAGGCTCTGTGGCAGTGGCTGCCTACAGGACTCGAAACCCTAGTTCCTATATTGTATCTGCTTTCCCATTGAAAGACACAATTGAGTTGCTTCCAGAAAAATGTTATGCACAAAATATCTACAAAAAACGGCGTTGTCCCATTGATTCCCTAGATTTGAAAATAACCCTGATGGAGAAACTTTTAAGGAGCTTTCTCGGTAACAAAATCGACCAGAATTCAACTTCTGGTTTTCTGAAAGCAAGCATCAAAGCATCAACTGTTGTTCGCTTCAAGATGGAACTAGAAAGGGATATAAGAAGCAATGACACTGCTCAGGGCACATTGGCTGCATGGAGAACAAGACCCTCCGTCGAACGAGTTTGGTTTGAGATTGTGGCTAGAATTGAGGGAGAGAGGTTGAAGCCGTTGGCGATAAAGAAGGTAAGACCTTTCGTTGACGTAGATTCATCTGCTTGGAGTAATTTAATGTCCAACATGTCGTTCACAAAGTTTCCATCAGTCCTTGTCCCTCCAGAGGCACTTACTCTGGATGTGAAATGGTAGGAGAAATGACAGAGGCTTATTTGGGCATGTTTTTTGATCCATCAATGTATTTGTATATTTCTTCGTCTGCTGAAGTCATCAGTTTTAGACATGCACCTGGTTTGTCGCATTCACGTGATTTGTATAAAGAAACTTTGttgtttaattttgtaaattacagaaactgaaaagaaattaaaaagtagcGAGAACATTATTTACGAAGATATTTGAAAATATTATGTCGTTTGGTGCCATAACTTGTCCATTGTGTGACTTAGTTGTTGTTTTATGTTCCTTATAAATTTGATTGTTTGTGATATCATGTTTTGAAGCTTGACCAAATAAGGAAAATAGATGCTTATTATGACTAATTTGAGAATATGTCGCCTTTGTGTGCCTCATATCATATCCTGTCACTTGTATTTAGGGAAGTTTTTTACAGGTTATTATCCTGAGTTGTCAATGCATCTGCGTTGGTTGTGGTTGTGGAGTTATACTTCGCAAGATGTTAATGAGCAGAGAGTAAACTTGGTGCTCCAGTGGAGCTGTTAGTTGGTCGTCTTAGGTACGTAGGACTCTGTTAGATGTAAAAGCCATTTGCTACCTGTTGCGATGCGTTAGGTTTGGAGGGGTGTTTTTTAACTCACAGGAAGAGTGAAAAAAGCTCCTTTCTGTTCAGTAATATCATACTGCACAAGCGGCTTTCTAGTTTTTATTCTATGCAAATTGAAAGAGATACGACATCATGGTACTATCGCACGCAGTCTGTAAAATATCTGTAGAATCCGAATGATTGGACTTCACTGGGGAATATTGTTCCAATAAACTGATTTTTCCATAGCTAGGAATACCAATTATCAATCCCCACTTAACCCTAGAAAGTTATCAAACATGGCCTAGACTTGAAGCCTCTTTATAAAGACATATACAGGGAAAAATGAAATGTACACAACCAACCTGCCACAACCATGTAAAATTGTCCTTTGTTGAGGGTTAGGCTCTAAGGTGGCCGGACTAGCTAGTACTTTTATTTATCGTCTACTTTCCTTTCCCTTCACAAATTCAAGATCTAAGTGTAACACTAACCTTGTTCAGCAACCTTGGCCTTTAGAACTTATgaaatgaaacaagaaaaattcaacatCTGCCAATAGTTACGTACCAATCTACAACCAAAAACATATACCCACAGCTtaagggtagtgattttgccacacccttttttgataatgccacaccctgcaagtgtattttttggtgcaaaaatacacttgcagggtgtggcaatatcaaaaaatggtgtggcaaaatcatttcccagcTTAAATTACTTTGAATTTGTTGATTCTCTATTGGAATGCCTACTCATTATAGTGGACATTAATGTAGTCAAGGGTTATAAAATCTGTCTCTGGCCAACGATGGTAAAATTGACGATACACATGATGACTGGATAAGATGCTGATGCAAAGTATGAAGATCCCACAAATCAACAAGAAGAAAACCAGACTATTGGAAAACTTGTGAGACAAAATTTGAAACTGCTCATCGCTGCTGCAGTTGCTGCCACTCCTGAATTGCAGAACGGAGAGCACGATTCGGGACAACATTGCAGTGTGGCAGCTCGAGGTTGGTCATGGGCGATGTATTGTGGCCCCCGTCGAGCCATCCTCTCAGAGCCTCCAGTTCATAAGTATAGCCATCAGCTGCTACATGCGGATCTTGCATGATGTCCTGCAATTTTAAGCCACCACAAGATGAACCATGTTGGCCCAGAACAACATGTTTTTGTTTACATGAGTAGTTTTCGGACTAAACATCAACTCGTAGCTTAGCTAATGTTGGGGTTTTTTACATCCAATTTTTACCggcagaaaagaaaaactccaTTTTTACATGGTTTAATCCACATTTCTTAAATCCACGAGGGAGAGTTAAACCCATTATGAATGAAAGAGAGTGCCCTACGAGATGGAAAAATACGCAAACCAACAACCACTATAGTATGACTTGACCCTCTGCCGTGTACCAAAACGTGTTTCACTTACGCATGTCCAAGTTGTGTCCCTCGCGTGTTTCCTACTCAAAAGTGAATAACATTATTTGGGCACACCACTTGGCATGTGTATCCGTGTCCTTGGCATGTCCGACACGTGTACGGCAACCACTTAGGCGTGTCAATGCTTCATAGACCAATAACTATTAAGCTACGCTCAGCGGTGGGGGTCAATGCAAACAATTGGCAGTATAGATTATAAAGACTACAAAGAATCACTTATTTTGCAAAAGGATTATGGGAGAATTTAGCAAAAATTGTTCAATACAAACTACTACGAAATTGAGAGAGAACCACTGGACCAACCTGAACGATAGGACAGATAAAATATGGCGGAGTCTGGCGATTCTCCTCGGAACTCACTTGGAATGATGAGATATCACATGAAGCTCTCATTGGCTCAAGCAACCTCCACACCTCTGAGGCAAGGTCTGGCCGCCTCATAGGATTCCTCTCGCAGCACCTCATTGCTAAGTAAGCCAGCTGCTGGGCTTGCACAAAAGGCCAGTCCTCAACTGTAGGATCCAGTATATCTATCAATCTTTCATCACCTAGTGCCTTTTGCATTTCCGCTGGTAACCCCACCGCTGGTTTATTTCCAGTCAATAACCGTAACAATATGACTCCAAACGAATAGACATCTGATTTCGGGGTAAGCTCTCCTGCGAAATCAGGATCTATGTATCCAAAAGTGCCCCTTGAAACAGTCACGCAACCCCCTCTTGAGTTGCTAGATTCCTCGTTTCGATTTACCACACGACATATCCCAAAGTCACTGAGTTTGCACACATAGTTGGCATCTAGAAGGATATTATCAGGTTTTAGATCACCATGTACTATGCTGTCAGAATGAAGGAAGATGAGAACAGAACAGAGCTCCGCTGCAATACGTATTCGAGTTTTCCAGGATAGGGGGGTCGAGTTGTCTCGGCAGCTAAGTCTGTCTTCAAGGCTTCCATTTGGGAGATACTCATATACGATAATACAAGCATCTGGGCAGCTTCCAATGAGGGTGACAAGGTTTGGATGCCTCAACTTACTCAGAATATGGACCTGAATAAACGAAGAGAAGCCACAAATTTAAATGGTTCCCTCCTGATAAAAAATGACTACAAAAGAACTGAGACGACTACAACATGCAAACATGTAGGTCGAATATACTGAACAATGTGAAGGTAAATTTTGTTTACAGTTTGGTGCATCGAAACaagtcctcttttttttttttttggttgtttataGTGAATGAACACAGACAAAAAAAAGCCCATTTTCATGACACCCCAACAATTAATTGTTACATGCCCTTTATTGAGACAATGGTCCAAACCATAACAAATTAGGCCGTTTCTAAATGCAGTAGAACCATAAATTATACCAGTTCGATTCTGGTACGACGTCAACAAAATAGCTTAACATTTTGCAGGCAACAAAATGTCAATACCTGCAAAATGGGATAACATGGGAAGACATAGTTCGAACCTAAGTAGTGGACCAATGGGCAAATATTCTATTTCGCATGCCCCTTGAGGCTACCTAGGGATTAGGCCGGTGGCTACCTAGTATGTGTGGAATGGACATGTAGGAAGAGAATGTGATAGCATGAGGAAGTCCTGGGCTCAAAAGACCCTTGACGCTATCTACGGCGTAGGCCGGCAATTACCTGGTATCTAGGGGAGGGAGGAGTACACTCAGACACCCTTTTTCGGTAGATAATAAATTTGTGCATACAAGCATATGGATAACTAGTTAGAATCCAACTCCTGCTTGCATGATAGCAAAATCAATTCAGCTCTTCTATCTGAACTtacaattttcaacaaaaatcaaCTAGAGTCTAAGAAACTCAGCATACCTCTTGCTGAAATTCTGAGCGGCCTTGCATGCTTTGAGAGATCAAAGTTTTTATAGCCACTTGAGTGTGACGAAGGAAACCTCTGTAAACAGGTCCATAAACCCCTTGCCCAATCTTCATCGATGGGTCAAAGTTGCCAATTGCTCGTTCGATCTCATGGAGGGAGAAATACAGAGGCGTGATCGTGTTGGAGGGCTGCTCCTGCAGATCGTCCTGTTCAATCTTATAATTTTCCAACTGTTCCACAACAGAGAGCATGTTCTGTTCAGATTCTTGCACCATCTGGTTGGACTTTTCGATCTCCATCTGTAGAGATGATTTCTCGTCCAAGGCAACGCAGAGATCGATCGCGATTTTGTCGACCTGCTGACTCATGTTCTCAACTTCTTTTGCTTTCCTTGCTAGTGCTTCCTCAAaatctttcctttctctctgcAAGTTAGTCAAAGACTTTACAGTTAGTTTCCTGTGAATAGATATGCTGACAATTTTTTCCCTCCGTTTTTTAATTTACATCTAGTTAGGAAATCAGAGTCCTTTCAGGAATACAAAACTAAGCAAATTTTGTCTCTCGCCAAACAAAATACTATTGAGCTGCATGTTGAAATCTATTCAAGTTCATGTTCAAATTTTCCATAGAAATACCCTTGATATTCATTTACATTCTTTCAGAAAACATAAAGGCTACCCATCACTGGATCTTTTAACAGTTaccattgaaagaaaaagaatgcaatTGTTGATGTAAGGAAAATTTATTCGGGAGAAGCTATATATTCACTGGTTTGGGATCAAGGATCAGAGTCTTCAAACCACGCGATATATGATCACTCAAATGTACTAAAGGTTTCTAGACTTAAATGTTGCTAACATGCGTGAAGTTAAGAGTCCCACATCGTTGGGAAAATAAAATTAGTTGAGTTCCAAGCAATGCGTATTGAATATTTGGTGCGATTTTTGGCTTGTTGACTCTCCTGCTTGGTTTTGGTATTTGGCGAGCGGACTGATGAACCTGTGCACACATGGACGCTAGAGTTCAACTCCTCCAACATTAGTAACACCAGAGCAGGGAAAATAAAGTAGGGCATCTAATTTTCAGAACCCCATTAGGCTCTATTGTAGTATTAGGTGCAAACCTTAGGAATTtatctataaataaataaatagcaaagaaactaaaataaaagattaaaaccaaaaaaataaaaaaaaataaaagtaccaTGCGGACAGCGTCAATGGCATCTTTTAAAGCCTCCCTACGCCTCATGGATTCTTCAAAGGCCTGTCGCAGGGACTTATCTTCTTCCGCCATGGCTTTTTCAAGCTCATCATAAAGTTCATAATTTGGCCCACCACCTCCTCCTTCCTGCTAAATTTAACACTACGATGAGTGATTCAGCAAagctaaaaaaaatacaaagactACAGTTGATTCTTGTCACGATTTTGCTCCATCGCGTGCGTGAGAAAAGATGATTTCACTTTGTTTTGAGGTTTTTTCAGAACATTGAGTATAAGCATCTAGCTAAACAATGACATGAAACACAGGCCCGTGATCGAAATCCAGCAAATTACCTCTAAGGATAGAAACAATGCACTTGATTCGCATAACTCAGTTTTTAATTACCTCCAAGTACAACCTCATGATAAAATTACCCTTTTACCTTTCAAATACTATTAAATTCACTAAACCTTGTGAAAGTACCTAAACCCTAGAGTACCCTATCCTACCCTAAGATACCCCTCCAGGTAGGGTACTATACGATTTAGGCACTATCATAGTATTTTAGTGATTTAGACACTTTCACAGTATTTTAGTGATTTAAACACTTTCGAagagtttagggttttagacacTTCACATGGTACCATAAGATTTaggtttaggtactttcataggggTTTATGAtttacttttctattatagtaagattttaatggtttagacacttttaccaaaacagttttgagaaaatatttcaGAAATCTTTAAcagtgttttccttttcttttttttggagtgCACGAGAAAAGGGGTCTAAAACAGGAGCTACATGTAAAAACCTCATCGAAATAGTAACATGACATGTAGTGTTTCTCGTTTAGGACGTACCAGTGAGGTTGAAGGAGATGAATGCTGAGAAGAACCACCCCAGTAGACTTGCAATTCGCGTGACTCTGATCCTGAATTTGTTTCCACACTTGCTGAATCATCAGCCATTCCACAACTTACAAGttagaagaaagaagaagaagaagaagaggaggaggaggagaacgATGATTTAAAGTACTTGGAAATTTCAACATCAGCAGTTCATAATGATCAAAACAGGGCCCATCAAAACAATACTTTAAGCTGCCATGActacgaaaaaaaatttcagtggcAAGCGGGCACCACCATGACTACAAAAGAGGTCATTGTCCCTGATGTTTCTGACAAATGTAAGAACGTCCCATGAAGTTTCTGAAATATCATTGCCCAcccttaatttttatttttttacatttgtgaAACTATTATGAAGATTCCCCATTCTGTTACATTGCCGTTAAACAGAAATTGATGACATCAACAGTAGTGGACAAAAAACTACTATAATTGCCCTCCTCTCTCCCCTACACCTACAACCCAACTGCTGGCTGCTGCATACCATAAAATCCATCACCCGCAAGGGCCACAGCAACTATTGCCACCTATAACCACCACTGTTTGCCACTTCTACTTTAACATCACTGACAATCGTCTTGAGTATCTTCCACCACCTATGACACCTACGTGCTCCCAATTCGGTCCTTACTATACGTGTATATGTCTTAAGAAGTAGTTAATCTTAATTTTATGCTCCTCTTGAATTTTGCTCAAATcactatttttttctccatatttCAAGTTGTGGCCACCTGCAGTCGATTTCCCCCAATGAAGACACAAATGATGTCATTTTACTCATTGGATTTCCCTTAGTTTCGGGTACACTTTGATGGGTTTTCCTTGATGGAGGGGGATTTTTGGCTAGCTTTGCTATAGGTACATACATCGCGTATATATTGATTTTGGACCCGTCTTGggttaaaaaggaaaaaaattagataCCGATAAAGCCATTTAAGAAACATTCAATTTTACTTTATAATCCTGGCTTGAATTTAGTCACTCGACTTGACAAGATCTACATGATGGACGGTTTGATCATTTACGTGGGCCCAACATAGGCccaacttattttttgaagggTATTTGTGTCATTTAAGAGCTAAATTTAACACCATTAGTGAGTTTAGTTACGGAAGGAGGAGTTTTTGTATAATAGTTTCAAAAGCAAGAAAGGGCAATGTAATTTTAGAAACCTCATGGGAGGCATCTGCATTTGTCAGAAACGTCGGTGAACTttaccaaagaagaaaaagagtagCTTTGCTC
The sequence above is drawn from the Rhododendron vialii isolate Sample 1 chromosome 6a, ASM3025357v1 genome and encodes:
- the LOC131331136 gene encoding U-box domain-containing protein 33-like isoform X2 gives rise to the protein MADDSASVETNSGSESRELQVYWGGSSQHSSPSTSLEGGGGGPNYELYDELEKAMAEEDKSLRQAFEESMRRREALKDAIDAVRMRERKDFEEALARKAKEVENMSQQVDKIAIDLCVALDEKSSLQMEIEKSNQMVQESEQNMLSVVEQLENYKIEQDDLQEQPSNTITPLYFSLHEIERAIGNFDPSMKIGQGVYGPVYRGFLRHTQVAIKTLISQSMQGRSEFQQEVHILSKLRHPNLVTLIGSCPDACIIVYEYLPNGSLEDRLSCRDNSTPLSWKTRIRIAAELCSVLIFLHSDSIVHGDLKPDNILLDANYVCKLSDFGICRVVNRNEESSNSRGGCVTVSRGTFGYIDPDFAGELTPKSDVYSFGVILLRLLTGNKPAVGLPAEMQKALGDERLIDILDPTVEDWPFVQAQQLAYLAMRCCERNPMRRPDLASEVWRLLEPMRASCDISSFQVSSEENRQTPPYFICPIVQDIMQDPHVAADGYTYELEALRGWLDGGHNTSPMTNLELPHCNVVPNRALRSAIQEWQQLQQR
- the LOC131331133 gene encoding protein TUNICAMYCIN INDUCED 1; the encoded protein is MIITRFSTFPFSLLIFQTITLITAQQTLNISHFLYPQIRDEFRPQPSPFLQDVLRAILVRQEWDSLRDVRVLELDGKNARYGSSERYEFRIRIGRKTELIFKLRDEVSLWQKMGKGEGDFESLVKEVSSIAVLDVFRVEGPLELIAGGDDELSLLLPLNSSHAGLKRILVGEGITVEVRNAQVVSLFQALELGLQLNRSDDIWPFQDSICRPLLPIHISGSVAVAAYRTRNPSSYIVSAFPLKDTIELLPEKCYAQNIYKKRRCPIDSLDLKITLMEKLLRSFLGNKIDQNSTSGFLKASIKASTVVRFKMELERDIRSNDTAQGTLAAWRTRPSVERVWFEIVARIEGERLKPLAIKKVRPFVDVDSSAWSNLMSNMSFTKFPSVLVPPEALTLDVKW
- the LOC131331136 gene encoding U-box domain-containing protein 33-like isoform X1, translating into MADDSASVETNSGSESRELQVYWGGSSQHSSPSTSLQEGGGGGPNYELYDELEKAMAEEDKSLRQAFEESMRRREALKDAIDAVRMRERKDFEEALARKAKEVENMSQQVDKIAIDLCVALDEKSSLQMEIEKSNQMVQESEQNMLSVVEQLENYKIEQDDLQEQPSNTITPLYFSLHEIERAIGNFDPSMKIGQGVYGPVYRGFLRHTQVAIKTLISQSMQGRSEFQQEVHILSKLRHPNLVTLIGSCPDACIIVYEYLPNGSLEDRLSCRDNSTPLSWKTRIRIAAELCSVLIFLHSDSIVHGDLKPDNILLDANYVCKLSDFGICRVVNRNEESSNSRGGCVTVSRGTFGYIDPDFAGELTPKSDVYSFGVILLRLLTGNKPAVGLPAEMQKALGDERLIDILDPTVEDWPFVQAQQLAYLAMRCCERNPMRRPDLASEVWRLLEPMRASCDISSFQVSSEENRQTPPYFICPIVQDIMQDPHVAADGYTYELEALRGWLDGGHNTSPMTNLELPHCNVVPNRALRSAIQEWQQLQQR